From the Lathyrus oleraceus cultivar Zhongwan6 chromosome 4, CAAS_Psat_ZW6_1.0, whole genome shotgun sequence genome, one window contains:
- the LOC127135579 gene encoding auxin response factor 4 codes for MSYTSRDDVSGLTSAMKNNLCAQLWHACSGSVYIPNIGEKVFYFPQGHLEQVAIFQHQQDHNMENPNYHLSSKILCIVMGVQLKAKVDTDEIFALVTLFPLPEQQEIILEDNHAIQSPSELYSFSQILTSSEISTLGGLYISKEHAERCFPPLDMTLESPMHDLVGKDLHENEWNFRHIYCSYQKEHMLTNGWSTFVNSKNLAPGDSCIFVRGENGEFGIGIRRDMKQHTNVCCTTSSQQFRQNMQLPPLVAAHHAVSTGTLFHVQYYPWITPFEYMVPLKTYVESTEKDYSIGTRVQMLSQGCTKRYGTIVGNEDIDPINWPASDWRSLKVQWDSIPNTFTHLERVCPWWIEPLKYSKIKGIHILPLSKKIDEYDSLLFGLSGFGLKDTFGSSSKLEYHKVDMDLQGQDYSIKKHKKSKILNFAFCIFICFFIFVIAFLRPLM; via the exons ATGAGTTATACAAGTAGAGATGATGTGTCTGGTTTAACCTCTG CTATGAAAAATAATCTGTGTGCTCAACTTTGGCATGCATGTTCTGGATCTGTATACATCCCCAATATTGGGGAGAAGGTTTTCTACTTCCCTCAAGGACACTTAGAACAG GTGGCAATATTTCAACATCAACAAGATCATAACATGGAAAACCCTAACTATCATTTGTCCTCTAAAATTTTATGCATAGTTATGGGTGTTCAGTTAAAG GCAAAAGTTGACACAGATGAAATTTTTGCTCTAGTTACATTATTCCCATTGCCAGAG CAACAAGAAATTATCTTAGAGGATAATCATGCAATTCAGAGTCCTAGTGAACTGTACTCTTTCAGTCAGATTCTCACTTCATCAGAAATAAGTACACTTGGTGGACTTTATATTTCAAAAGAACATGCTGAGAGATGTTTCCCCCCACTG GATATGACCCTTGAATCACCAATGCATGATCTAGTGGGAAAGGACTTACATGAAAATGAATGGAATTTTCGACATATTTATTGTA GTTATCAGAAAGAACACATGCTTACTAATGGTTGGAGCACATTTGTAAACTCAAAAAATCTTGCTCCTGGAGATTCATGCATTTTTGTCAG GGGTGAGAATGGTGAATTTGGTATTGGGATTCGTCGAGATATGAAGCAACATACCAATGTATGCTGCACAACATCGTCTCAACAGTTTAGGCAAAACATGCAACTTCCACCATTGGTCGCTGCTCATCATGCTGTTTCTACTGGAACTTTGTTCCATGTACAATATTACCCTTG GATTACTCCTTTTGAATATATGGTTCCTCTGAAAACTTATGTTGAGTCAACTGAAAAAGATTACTCAATTGGAACAAGGGTGCAAATGTTGTCTCAAGGATGTACAAAAAG ATATGGTACAATAGTTGGTAATGAAGATATTGATCCCATTAACTGGCCTGCTTCTGATTGGAGATCTCTTAAG GTTCAATGGGATTCTATTCCAAATACTTTTACACATCTGGAAAGGGTTTGTCCTTGGTGGATTGAGCCCTTGAAATATTCCAAGATTAAGGGAATCCATATTCTTCCTTTATCTAAAAAAATTGATGAATATGACTCATTATTGTTTGGATTAAGTGGCTTTGGACTCAAGG ATACATTTGGAAGTTCATCCAAACTTGAATATCACAAAGTGGACATGGACTTGCAAGGTCAAGATTACAGTATCAAAAAGCATAAAAAATCAAAAATTCTCAATTTTGCTTTCTGTATATTTATTTGCTTCTTTATATTTGTAATTGCTTTCCTTCGTCCTCTTATGTGA